The following DNA comes from Mycobacteroides immunogenum.
GGGCCGACGATGCTTGCCGACGGCGATCACTCCACGGAGGGGCTACGACAGGTCGCCCGGGACACCTACGATTCGATGCCGCCGGAGATACGCAACCGCACGGCCCTCGTCGTGCAGATCTATCCGATGGCCGCCGCCTACGACGTCGAGGCCGGACGCGCGGGAATCTCCCGCGCCTACAGCTTCCACCGCGGCTACTACTACTTCGGGGCGCCGCCGGAATCGATGACGGACATGATGTACGTCGGCGTCGACGATCCGGATGCCAAACTTGCCCAAGGGTTCCGGGGTGTGCAGCGCATCGAGCTGCTGCACACGCCCGGCGAGGACGAGGCGCACGTCTATCGGTACTACGGCAGAATTGCGCCGTGGCAACAGCTATGGGACGACTGGCGCACGTACCAGTAGGCGCGCGATGACGATCGAACAGATGGCGCCTCGCGACGCCCAGATGTATTGGATGTCGACGAAGATCCCCAACGATCAGTTTCTGCTGTTCTGCTTCGATTCGCCGACGCCGGATTTGGACGCCGTGCGCTCGGTGATCGCCGCACGCGCGGCCCGGATAGCGGACCTTCGGGTGCGGGCAGTTGACGTCGCCGGGCACCTTGATTACCCGTACTGGGGTCCGCGCGATGAGTCGCAGGTGCCGTTGACCGTGCATGCGCTGGCCGACCCCAGCTGGCCGCGGTGCCGATCTGCCATTGCCGCACTGCTGCCCAATACCGTCGATATTCGTCAAAGTCCTTGGCATTTACATCTTTTCCCGGATATCAAGGGTGCGCCACGGGTATCGGGCTCGGCGCTGATCGCGGTGCTGCAGGTATCGCACGCGCTGGCCGATGGCCAGCGGGCTACCGCGGTGGCGCGGGCCTTGTTCGGCGACGGATCGCCCGTGGGTGGCGCGGTTCCCGAGGTACCCGCCCGCCCGGCCTTGCGTGGTCTGCTGGACTTCCCGGGGAAGTTGGGGCAGCTACTGGCCGTGAGCAGGGGCGGGTACCTGGCCTACCAGCGGCAGCAGGAGCTGGTGGCGGCCGGTGAGCTGGAGCCGGAACCACAAGGCTTCCCGTTGATTTCGCTCAACGCGCGGCCCGGTGAGCATCGGGAGATTCGGATGATCGTGCGCCCCCGAGACGAACTGCGCGCCGACGGCGTCAGTGTGACTGTCGCGGTGATGACGGCGATTTCTTCGGCACTACCGCGATACTTGCGCGATCACGGTCAATGGGTCCCGGAGAGGCTGGGCGCCGAGGTGACCGTTGCCGAACCAGGAGAATCGCTGGCGCGCAACAATTTCCGCAATGTTGGGGTAGACCTGTGCTGGAGCGAGCCCGACCTGCGGACCCGGGCACGCAGCATCGCCGAGGGTATCGAGAGCAGGCGCCGCCGTGCCGCGCATCCGGTACTGGTGGCCCAGCGCGCCGGTGGGGCGGCGCTGCCGGCGCCGATGATGTGGGCGGGGGTGAACGCGTTCAACACCGACCTCATGCCGCCGACGGTGGCGGGCAATACTGTGGTGTCGAGTGTGGTGCGCGGTGCCGCCGACCTGACGCTCGGTGGTGGGACGGTGGCGTTTACTGCCGGGTTCCCGGCGCTGTCGCCGGCGATGGGTCTGACCCATGGAGTGCATGGCATCGGTGACGCCGTCACGGTGAGCGTGCACACCAGCGCGGCGGTGATGCCCGATGCCGATCATTACGGATCCCTGCTCGCCGACGCTCTTGACGAGGTGTCTCAGCTGCAGCGATGAGTTTTGCGTCCGGCGCGGGTCGATACCGATATGCCAACTATTACTCCTTGTCTCTGGTTCGACACCCAGGCCGAAGAGGCTGCGAACTTCTATGTGTCCGTGTTCCCGAACTCTCGGATTCTTGAGGTCACGCACTATGGGCCAAATACGCCCATGCCGGAGGGCGCC
Coding sequences within:
- a CDS encoding WS/DGAT domain-containing protein, which codes for MTIEQMAPRDAQMYWMSTKIPNDQFLLFCFDSPTPDLDAVRSVIAARAARIADLRVRAVDVAGHLDYPYWGPRDESQVPLTVHALADPSWPRCRSAIAALLPNTVDIRQSPWHLHLFPDIKGAPRVSGSALIAVLQVSHALADGQRATAVARALFGDGSPVGGAVPEVPARPALRGLLDFPGKLGQLLAVSRGGYLAYQRQQELVAAGELEPEPQGFPLISLNARPGEHREIRMIVRPRDELRADGVSVTVAVMTAISSALPRYLRDHGQWVPERLGAEVTVAEPGESLARNNFRNVGVDLCWSEPDLRTRARSIAEGIESRRRRAAHPVLVAQRAGGAALPAPMMWAGVNAFNTDLMPPTVAGNTVVSSVVRGAADLTLGGGTVAFTAGFPALSPAMGLTHGVHGIGDAVTVSVHTSAAVMPDADHYGSLLADALDEVSQLQR